In Rutidosis leptorrhynchoides isolate AG116_Rl617_1_P2 chromosome 2, CSIRO_AGI_Rlap_v1, whole genome shotgun sequence, one genomic interval encodes:
- the LOC139891956 gene encoding mitochondrial outer membrane protein porin of 34 kDa — protein sequence MVKGPGLYTDIGKKARDLLYKDHQSDHKFTITTYSPTGVAITSSGTKKGELFLADVNTQLKRNNITTDVKVDTSSNLSTIITVDEPAPGLKAILSFKVPDQRSGKLELQYLHDYAGICTSIGLTANPIVNFSGVVGTDVAAIGTDVSFDTKTGNFTKYNAGISFSNADLIAALTLNDKGDSLNASYYHIVKPLTNTSVGAEVNHSFSTNENTITVGTQHALDPLTTVKARINNLGKANALIQHEWRPKSLFTISGEVDTKAVDKSAKFGLALALKP from the exons ATGGTTAAAGGTCCAGGTCTCTACACCGACATTGGCAAAAAAGCcagag ATCTTCTGTACAAGGATCACCAGAGCGATCATAAGTTCACCATCACTACCTATTCACCTACTGGAGTC GCAATCACATCGTCTGGAACAAAGAAAGGCGAACTATTTCTTGCAGATGTCAATACCCAACTAAAGAGGAACAACATTACTACTGATGTCAAAGTGGATACCAGCTCTAAT CTCTCTACAATCATTACCGTTGATGAACCTGCCCCTGGTTTGAAGGCCATCCTTAGCTTCAAAGTTCCAGATCAAAGGTCTGGCAAG TTGGAACTGCAATACTTGCATGACTATGCTGGAATCTGCACAAGTATTGGGTTGACTGCAAACCCTATTGTCAACTTCTCTGGTGTGGTTGGAACCGATGTTGCTGCCATTGGAACCGACGTTTCATTTGACACCAAAACTGGCAACTTCACCAAGTATAATGCTGGAATTAGCTTCTCCAATGCTGACCTTATTGCTGCTTTGACCTT GAATGACAAGGGTGACTCTCTGAATGCATCATACTACCACATTGTGAAGCCATTGACCAACACATCAGTGGGTGCTGAAGTGAACCACAGCTTCTCAACCAATGAGAACACAATTACTGTTGGGACCCAGCATGCTTTGGACCCATTGACCACTGTCAAGGCTCGCATTAACAACCTTGGAAAGGCCAATGCTCTGATCCAGCACGAGTGGCGCCCCAAATCCCTCTTCACTATTTCAGGAGAAGTTGACACCAAAGCTGTTGACAAGAGTGCCAAGTTTGGTCTTGCCTTGGCTCTTAAGCCTTGA